In Bacillus sp. Cs-700, one genomic interval encodes:
- a CDS encoding 3D domain-containing protein — translation MLLIAKGVAFTGLFAAALLSTYLLLSGLSINDVSKWLFPEQVVFSKEDRLTLAKSQDWSQYPVHTVTATGYTAGEESTGKTPDHPAYGITFSGVKVKRDLYSTIAADTSVFPIGSVLFIPEYGFGVVADTGSAIIGDRIDLYYDTVHDVYTEWGKKKLDVYLIQKGEGTLTEEMLQTLNEEESMQVFRQELMSEKE, via the coding sequence ATTCTGCTGATCGCAAAAGGTGTCGCGTTTACCGGACTTTTTGCAGCAGCTTTGCTATCAACTTATTTATTATTATCTGGTCTTTCGATTAATGATGTCTCAAAATGGCTGTTTCCTGAACAGGTCGTATTCAGTAAAGAGGATCGCTTGACGCTTGCGAAGTCCCAGGATTGGTCGCAGTATCCCGTTCACACAGTAACGGCAACTGGTTATACTGCGGGAGAAGAGTCAACGGGGAAAACGCCTGATCATCCTGCTTATGGAATTACCTTTTCAGGGGTAAAAGTGAAACGTGATCTTTATTCCACGATTGCAGCTGATACGTCTGTATTTCCAATTGGAAGTGTTCTATTTATTCCAGAATACGGATTTGGTGTGGTCGCGGATACAGGAAGTGCTATTATAGGGGATCGTATTGATCTATATTACGACACCGTTCATGATGTTTATACGGAATGGGGAAAGAAAAAACTGGACGTTTATCTCATTCAAAAAGGAGAGGGGACGTTAACAGAAGAAATGCTCCAAACCTTGAATGAAGAAGAATCGATGCAAGTGTTTAGACAAGAGTTAATGAGCGAAAAAGAATAG
- a CDS encoding YuiB family protein produces MAIPQLIISMLLFIVLFFGIGFLLNMLLRSTWIMAVAYPVIVIMIIDNVSFFQYFSSPSSSFKALGTDLLSLGSADAIILSAGLVGAVFAGVAIRMLRVRGYQMF; encoded by the coding sequence ATGGCTATTCCACAGCTGATTATTTCGATGCTGTTGTTTATTGTTCTTTTCTTTGGGATTGGATTTCTGCTTAATATGCTCCTTCGTTCAACTTGGATCATGGCAGTTGCTTATCCTGTAATCGTTATCATGATCATTGATAACGTTTCGTTCTTTCAATATTTCTCGTCACCCAGTTCTTCTTTTAAAGCGTTAGGAACTGACCTACTTTCTCTTGGAAGTGCTGATGCCATTATTTTATCCGCTGGCCTTGTTGGAGCAGTCTTTGCAGGTGTTGCAATTCGAATGCTTCGTGTAAGAGGATATCAAATGTTCTAA
- a CDS encoding YuiA family protein translates to MRRQQNKAKATDCPYCQGKGYFQLLLGGSETCDNCGGSGAKQNPTS, encoded by the coding sequence GTGAGAAGACAACAAAATAAGGCGAAAGCTACAGACTGTCCTTATTGCCAGGGGAAGGGGTACTTTCAACTGCTTCTTGGTGGATCGGAAACATGTGATAATTGTGGTGGTAGTGGAGCTAAACAAAATCCAACAAGCTAA
- a CDS encoding NUDIX domain-containing protein: protein MNKRGKVWLAAAGIVEYEGKYLVVMKKYGGLKGKWSFPAGFVDPGETVDEAAVREVYEETGIVAETIGIAGIRSGVINHDISDNLVVFHMKRTGGTEIAETAEIATCAFLTKEELLADPRTSSMIPSFLNGMEQFMTEMNPGNQFQYTTYKLMYHTPK from the coding sequence TTGAATAAACGAGGGAAAGTATGGCTTGCTGCTGCAGGCATCGTTGAGTATGAAGGAAAGTATCTTGTTGTGATGAAGAAATATGGTGGCTTAAAAGGAAAGTGGTCCTTTCCGGCTGGGTTTGTTGATCCAGGAGAAACAGTGGACGAAGCCGCTGTGAGGGAAGTTTACGAAGAAACAGGCATCGTAGCCGAAACGATTGGAATTGCCGGTATTCGTTCAGGTGTGATTAATCACGATATAAGTGATAATTTAGTTGTTTTTCATATGAAAAGAACGGGAGGGACCGAAATAGCGGAGACGGCAGAAATTGCAACTTGTGCCTTTTTAACAAAGGAAGAGCTTCTTGCAGATCCACGAACCTCTTCGATGATCCCCTCTTTCTTAAATGGAATGGAACAGTTTATGACAGAAATGAACCCCGGTAATCAGTTTCAGTACACCACATATAAATTGATGTATCATACGCCTAAGTAG
- a CDS encoding NAD(P)/FAD-dependent oxidoreductase: MSRPKIAILGAGYGGIMTAARLQKEMGSNEVEVTLVNKHDYHYQTTWLHEPAAGTMHHDKTRIMIKDVIDMNKIKFIKDTVVEVKPDEKRVILSNGELEYDYLVLALGFEPATFGIKGLKENAFSIRSVNSVRKIREHIEYQFASYNNESDRRDDLLTIIVGGAGFTGIEFVGELAERVPELCKEFDIPRDRVKIINVEASPTVLPGFDEELVEYGMNLLERKGVEFRTSTMIKEVTEDGVILGENEEVKAATVVWTGGVQGNSIVANSGFETNRGRVPVRKDQRTPDYDNVFVVGDCALLINEEIDRPFPPTAQVAIQAAGAVSKNLLNLVRGKELESFTPDIKGTVASLGKGEAIGKVGNKKLYGSTASAMKKVIDNRYLFMLGGPGLVWKKGKLKLF; this comes from the coding sequence GTGAGTAGGCCAAAAATAGCAATTCTAGGTGCAGGTTACGGCGGAATTATGACAGCAGCTCGTCTTCAAAAAGAGATGGGATCAAATGAAGTGGAAGTAACGCTAGTGAATAAGCATGACTATCACTATCAAACGACGTGGCTTCATGAGCCAGCTGCAGGCACAATGCATCATGACAAAACGCGTATTATGATTAAAGACGTTATTGATATGAACAAAATTAAATTTATTAAAGACACGGTTGTAGAAGTGAAGCCGGACGAAAAACGCGTTATCCTTTCAAATGGTGAACTTGAGTACGATTATCTTGTGTTAGCTCTAGGCTTTGAGCCAGCTACATTTGGTATTAAAGGCTTGAAAGAAAACGCCTTCAGTATTCGCAGCGTAAACTCTGTTCGTAAAATTCGTGAGCATATAGAGTATCAGTTTGCGAGCTACAACAATGAGTCAGATCGTCGTGATGATCTTCTAACCATTATCGTTGGTGGCGCTGGATTCACTGGAATCGAGTTTGTCGGTGAATTAGCCGAGCGTGTACCTGAACTTTGTAAAGAGTTCGATATCCCACGTGATCGCGTTAAGATTATTAATGTGGAAGCCTCTCCAACTGTTCTTCCAGGATTCGACGAAGAGCTTGTGGAATACGGCATGAACCTTCTTGAACGAAAAGGAGTAGAGTTCCGTACGAGTACGATGATTAAAGAAGTTACAGAAGACGGTGTGATCCTCGGTGAGAACGAAGAAGTGAAAGCTGCTACAGTTGTTTGGACTGGTGGTGTTCAAGGAAATTCGATCGTTGCTAATTCTGGTTTCGAAACAAACCGTGGTCGCGTACCTGTTCGTAAAGATCAGCGTACACCGGATTACGATAATGTTTTCGTTGTTGGAGACTGTGCGCTTCTCATTAACGAAGAAATTGATCGTCCGTTTCCTCCAACGGCTCAAGTTGCGATCCAAGCTGCTGGAGCTGTTTCTAAGAACTTATTAAACCTTGTACGCGGTAAAGAGCTTGAAAGCTTTACACCGGACATCAAAGGGACAGTGGCATCACTTGGAAAAGGCGAAGCAATTGGTAAAGTTGGAAACAAGAAACTTTATGGTAGCACAGCGTCTGCTATGAAAAAAGTGATTGATAATCGTTACCTGTTCATGCTTGGTGGACCAGGGCTTGTCTGGAAAAAAGGAAAGCTTAAGTTATTTTAA
- a CDS encoding NAD(P)/FAD-dependent oxidoreductase: MTDQQELYDITIIGGGPVGLFTAFYGGMRQLKVKIIESMPQLGGQLSALYPEKYIYDVAGFPKVLAQDLVDNLVEQANQFNPDVVLEQSVEEVSTQEDGTLYLRSNTGDEHYTRAVIITAGVGAFQPRRLKVEGADLYEGKNLHYFVNDLTAFAGQKVLIAGGGDSAVDWANMLEPIAEEVTLIHRRDKFRAHEHSVEQLMNSSVNVQTPYNITEFIGDGNRINQVVLEQVKGEGSITKDVDAVIVNYGFISSLGPIKEWGLEIEKNSIVVNSKMETNVPGIYAAGDVATYDGKVKLIASGFGEAPTAVNNAKSYMDPDAKVQPLHSTSLFDKKK; encoded by the coding sequence ATGACAGACCAACAAGAACTTTATGATATAACGATTATTGGTGGAGGTCCTGTTGGCTTATTCACCGCATTCTACGGTGGTATGCGCCAACTTAAGGTTAAAATAATTGAAAGTATGCCTCAACTTGGAGGGCAGCTCTCTGCGCTCTATCCTGAAAAATACATTTATGACGTTGCCGGTTTTCCAAAGGTACTCGCACAAGACCTTGTGGACAATCTTGTTGAACAGGCTAATCAATTTAATCCAGACGTTGTGTTGGAACAGTCTGTTGAAGAAGTGTCTACGCAAGAAGACGGCACACTCTACCTTCGTTCAAATACGGGTGATGAGCATTATACGCGCGCAGTGATCATTACTGCCGGTGTTGGCGCATTCCAACCAAGACGTCTTAAAGTAGAAGGCGCCGATCTTTATGAAGGGAAAAACCTTCACTATTTCGTGAATGATCTTACTGCGTTTGCTGGTCAAAAGGTTCTGATTGCCGGTGGTGGAGATTCTGCTGTTGATTGGGCGAACATGCTTGAGCCAATTGCTGAAGAAGTAACGCTTATTCACCGTCGCGATAAATTCAGAGCACATGAGCATAGTGTGGAACAGCTTATGAACTCCTCTGTCAACGTTCAAACGCCATATAACATTACCGAGTTTATTGGGGACGGAAACCGTATTAATCAAGTCGTTCTCGAGCAGGTTAAAGGCGAAGGGTCAATTACGAAAGACGTTGACGCAGTTATTGTAAATTACGGCTTCATCTCTTCTCTTGGACCAATTAAAGAGTGGGGTCTAGAGATCGAAAAGAATTCAATTGTGGTTAATTCCAAGATGGAAACAAACGTACCCGGCATTTACGCTGCTGGTGATGTGGCTACATACGATGGGAAAGTAAAGCTCATCGCCTCTGGATTTGGTGAAGCACCAACAGCTGTTAACAATGCCAAATCCTATATGGACCCTGATGCTAAGGTACAGCCGCTTCACAGCACAAGCCTCTTCGATAAGAAAAAGTAA
- a CDS encoding SDR family oxidoreductase, protein MNRLQNKTAVITGAATGIGQATVELFAKEGATVLCADVNTEEMNKTADKLNSDGANVKTYHVDVSSEDSVTSFANKVKEEYGTIDVLFNNAGVDQEGGKVHEYPVELFDRIISVDLRGTFLTSKYLLPLMMDNGGSIINTSSMSGRAADLDRSGYNAAKGGITNFTKAMAIDYARQGIRVNSLSPGTIETPLIDELAGTKEEEMGQKFRDANKWITPLGRLGRPDEMAKVALFLASDDSSYVTGEDITADGGIMAYTWPGKMLIDEQWKKETE, encoded by the coding sequence ATGAATCGATTACAAAATAAAACAGCCGTGATCACAGGAGCTGCGACTGGCATAGGACAAGCAACAGTCGAACTTTTCGCAAAAGAAGGTGCAACCGTATTATGTGCGGACGTGAATACGGAAGAAATGAACAAAACGGCTGATAAGCTGAATAGTGACGGGGCTAACGTAAAAACCTACCATGTTGACGTTTCAAGTGAGGATAGCGTGACAAGCTTCGCTAACAAAGTAAAAGAAGAGTATGGCACGATCGATGTACTCTTTAATAACGCAGGAGTGGATCAAGAAGGCGGTAAAGTACACGAATATCCGGTTGAATTGTTTGATCGTATTATTTCTGTTGATCTACGAGGTACGTTCTTAACAAGCAAATACTTACTCCCGCTAATGATGGATAATGGCGGTTCAATTATTAACACGTCATCGATGTCGGGTCGAGCGGCTGACCTTGATCGTTCAGGCTATAATGCGGCTAAAGGCGGAATTACGAACTTTACAAAAGCCATGGCAATCGACTATGCAAGACAGGGAATTCGTGTGAACTCGCTCTCTCCTGGTACGATTGAAACGCCTTTAATCGACGAACTTGCAGGTACCAAAGAAGAAGAAATGGGTCAGAAATTTAGAGATGCCAACAAGTGGATTACACCGCTTGGAAGACTTGGACGTCCTGATGAAATGGCAAAGGTTGCTCTTTTCTTAGCATCAGACGATAGCTCATATGTAACAGGTGAAGATATTACAGCTGATGGCGGCATTATGGCTTATACTTGGCCTGGTAAAATGCTGATTGATGAGCAGTGGAAAAAAGAAACGGAATAA
- a CDS encoding sugar phosphate isomerase/epimerase, with the protein MKLGVFTVLFSDKSFEEMLDHAKASGLKAVEIGTGGYPGDAHCNLDELLESEEKRSEYLDKVHSRGLEISAFSCHGNPISPDKKFAKECHDTFVKTVKLASAMNVPVVNTFSGTPGDSEDAKNPNWPVTPWPAEYSDILKWQWEEKLVPYWKEWGQFAKDHNVKIGLELHGGFLVHTPYTMLKLRELTCDAVGANLDPSHMWWQGIDPVAAIKILGKENAIHHFHAKDTYIDQDNVNMHGLTDMQPYGEVKTRAWTFRSVGCGHSNQEWSHMMSALRTYGYDHVVSIEHEDPLMSINEGFQTAVKNLQSVLIVEQPTEMWWA; encoded by the coding sequence ATGAAACTAGGTGTATTTACCGTTCTATTCTCAGATAAGTCATTTGAAGAAATGCTCGATCATGCGAAAGCGTCTGGACTGAAAGCGGTCGAAATTGGTACGGGGGGCTATCCAGGTGATGCGCATTGCAATCTAGATGAATTGCTCGAAAGTGAAGAAAAGCGCTCGGAATATCTTGATAAAGTTCATTCAAGAGGACTTGAGATTAGTGCGTTTAGCTGTCACGGAAACCCGATTTCTCCTGATAAGAAATTTGCTAAGGAGTGCCATGATACGTTCGTTAAGACTGTGAAATTAGCATCGGCCATGAACGTTCCAGTTGTGAATACATTCTCGGGAACGCCCGGAGATAGTGAAGACGCGAAAAATCCAAACTGGCCTGTTACACCATGGCCAGCTGAGTACTCAGATATATTGAAGTGGCAATGGGAAGAGAAGCTAGTGCCTTATTGGAAAGAGTGGGGGCAATTCGCGAAGGATCATAATGTGAAAATTGGTCTTGAACTTCACGGAGGTTTCCTGGTTCATACGCCATACACAATGCTCAAGCTTCGTGAGTTAACGTGCGATGCTGTTGGTGCAAACCTCGATCCAAGTCATATGTGGTGGCAGGGAATCGATCCAGTCGCAGCCATTAAAATTCTTGGAAAAGAAAACGCCATCCATCATTTCCATGCGAAAGATACGTATATTGATCAGGATAATGTAAATATGCACGGCTTAACCGACATGCAGCCTTATGGCGAAGTGAAAACGCGCGCATGGACGTTCCGTTCTGTCGGCTGCGGACATAGCAATCAAGAATGGTCCCATATGATGAGTGCACTCCGCACATATGGCTATGACCATGTCGTTAGCATTGAACACGAAGATCCACTCATGTCGATTAACGAAGGATTTCAAACGGCAGTTAAGAACCTTCAGTCTGTCTTAATTGTTGAACAGCCAACGGAGATGTGGTGGGCTTAA
- a CDS encoding Gfo/Idh/MocA family oxidoreductase, which translates to MNKLRMGIIGSGGIAQSRHIPAYQQLSEQVELFGVYDVDYEKAKQAALVFGIPNVYDDVQALFKEVDAVTICTPNKFHADLAEQALIAGVHVLCEKPMAMTVEECDRMIAAEKTSGKILSIAYHYRFMKEPRAARQLIQENEIGDPMVARVQALRRRKVPGWGVFTNKQLQGGGSLIDYGCHFLDLSMWLMGNAKPVEVTGTTYNRLSKTPSQVNQWGTFDHETFNVDDHVTAYIRFDNNVSMLFETSWSANIAEDKEAVSISGSDGGIDVFPFQLNKAQHGMLLNTSSQWTPGDEDPGLPQAANFVNSCLGLEQPIVKSEEARRVSQVIEAIYESCSTGRSIRLD; encoded by the coding sequence GTGAATAAATTACGTATGGGGATTATCGGGTCTGGCGGTATCGCTCAGTCCCGTCATATTCCAGCGTACCAACAGCTCTCTGAACAAGTAGAGTTGTTTGGTGTTTATGATGTCGATTATGAGAAAGCGAAGCAAGCCGCGCTCGTGTTTGGGATTCCGAATGTCTATGATGACGTTCAAGCTCTATTTAAAGAAGTAGATGCTGTAACGATTTGCACACCGAATAAATTTCATGCTGACCTTGCTGAACAGGCTCTTATTGCAGGTGTTCATGTTCTCTGTGAGAAACCAATGGCTATGACTGTAGAAGAATGTGATCGCATGATCGCAGCTGAGAAAACCTCGGGCAAAATACTATCCATTGCGTATCATTATCGGTTTATGAAAGAACCGCGTGCTGCACGTCAACTCATTCAAGAGAATGAAATCGGTGATCCAATGGTCGCAAGAGTACAAGCTCTCCGTCGTCGAAAAGTACCAGGGTGGGGCGTGTTTACGAATAAACAGCTTCAAGGCGGAGGTAGTTTAATAGACTACGGTTGTCATTTCCTCGATTTAAGCATGTGGTTGATGGGGAATGCGAAACCGGTTGAAGTGACTGGCACTACCTATAATCGTCTTAGCAAAACGCCTTCACAAGTAAATCAGTGGGGGACGTTTGATCATGAGACATTTAATGTAGATGATCATGTAACGGCATACATTCGATTTGATAATAATGTTTCCATGCTTTTTGAAACATCCTGGTCCGCTAACATCGCAGAGGACAAAGAAGCGGTGAGTATTTCGGGAAGCGATGGAGGAATTGATGTCTTTCCATTTCAATTAAATAAAGCACAGCACGGCATGCTATTAAACACGAGTAGCCAGTGGACACCTGGAGATGAAGATCCAGGATTGCCTCAAGCAGCAAACTTCGTTAACAGCTGCCTTGGACTCGAACAACCGATCGTGAAATCAGAAGAAGCGAGACGCGTCTCGCAAGTAATTGAAGCGATCTATGAAAGCTGTTCCACTGGTAGAAGCATTCGACTTGATTAA
- a CDS encoding Gfo/Idh/MocA family oxidoreductase, which produces MNELKIGVIGCGSIAKHRHLPEYAANKQIKIVAVCDIVKSRADETAVLYGAKSYESYEELLQNSEVDAVSVCTPNYLHAPVSIAALKAGKHVLCEKPMATSRADAEEMIEAASTSGKKLMIAHNQRFVPSHAKAREILASGEIGKVYSFRTAFGHPGPEGWSVDGKESWFFEKDKAFIGAMGDLGVHKTDLIRYLLNEEIVEVGSFVETSAKEFATVDDNAVCILKSESGIIGTLAASWAYTASEDNSTIIYAEKAILRLEDDPVNSLVVQYQTGEVVKYELGGIQTNDSGGQSSSKVIDQFVDSILVDKEVPVNGTEGMNSLQVVLAALESNETKQIINLR; this is translated from the coding sequence ATGAATGAATTGAAAATTGGTGTTATCGGATGTGGGAGTATTGCGAAACACCGTCATTTACCAGAATACGCAGCAAATAAACAAATAAAAATTGTTGCGGTATGCGACATTGTTAAATCAAGAGCGGATGAAACGGCCGTCCTTTATGGTGCGAAATCCTATGAAAGCTATGAGGAGTTGCTTCAAAATAGTGAGGTTGATGCAGTAAGTGTTTGTACGCCAAACTACCTGCATGCCCCGGTTTCTATTGCTGCATTAAAAGCAGGAAAGCATGTGCTTTGCGAAAAACCAATGGCAACGTCACGGGCAGATGCTGAAGAGATGATCGAAGCGGCTAGCACGAGTGGGAAGAAGTTAATGATTGCGCACAATCAACGATTCGTCCCGTCTCATGCCAAAGCAAGGGAGATATTAGCCAGCGGTGAGATAGGCAAAGTGTATAGCTTCCGAACTGCTTTTGGCCATCCTGGACCTGAAGGATGGAGCGTGGATGGCAAAGAGAGCTGGTTCTTTGAGAAAGATAAAGCATTTATTGGAGCAATGGGAGATCTTGGTGTCCATAAGACAGACCTTATTCGCTATTTGTTAAATGAAGAAATCGTAGAAGTCGGTTCTTTTGTTGAAACAAGCGCGAAGGAGTTTGCAACGGTTGATGATAATGCGGTCTGTATCTTAAAGTCTGAGAGCGGTATTATTGGAACGTTAGCTGCAAGCTGGGCTTACACAGCAAGTGAAGATAACTCAACGATTATCTATGCTGAGAAAGCGATTCTAAGACTTGAAGACGATCCGGTGAATTCACTAGTTGTGCAGTATCAGACAGGTGAAGTGGTGAAATATGAACTTGGTGGCATTCAAACGAATGATAGCGGAGGACAATCGAGTTCCAAGGTTATCGATCAATTTGTAGACAGCATTCTAGTTGATAAAGAAGTTCCTGTAAATGGTACGGAAGGAATGAATTCACTACAAGTTGTTCTCGCAGCACTAGAATCAAATGAAACGAAGCAAATCATTAACCTGAGGTGA
- a CDS encoding ThuA domain-containing protein, translated as MLNVTVWNENRHEQSSEEVRSVYPNGIHGAIAEFLKEDFEVKTATLDEPEHGLSEEVLNNTDVLLWWGHIAHEEVSDEIVNRVHQRVLDGMGLIVLHSGHFSKIFKKLMGTGCDLKWREADEKERMWIVDPTHPIAEGLGEKIELEREEMYGEHFDIPAPDELVFVSWFEGGEVFRSGCTYKRGQGKVFYFRPGHETYPTYYHKDIQRVMKNAVAWAKPTTIPKPVYGNAKPLETIASK; from the coding sequence ATGCTTAACGTTACTGTATGGAATGAAAATCGTCATGAACAGAGTAGTGAAGAAGTAAGAAGCGTGTATCCAAACGGAATTCACGGTGCGATTGCAGAATTTCTCAAAGAGGATTTTGAAGTGAAAACAGCAACTTTGGACGAGCCTGAACATGGCTTATCTGAAGAGGTGCTAAACAACACGGACGTTCTTCTCTGGTGGGGTCATATCGCCCATGAAGAAGTATCAGATGAAATCGTGAATCGCGTTCATCAGCGAGTTCTAGATGGCATGGGCCTTATCGTACTTCATTCCGGTCACTTTTCGAAAATCTTCAAGAAATTAATGGGAACCGGCTGTGATTTGAAATGGCGTGAAGCAGATGAGAAAGAAAGAATGTGGATTGTAGATCCCACGCATCCGATTGCAGAAGGTCTAGGGGAAAAAATTGAACTTGAACGAGAAGAAATGTATGGCGAGCATTTTGATATCCCAGCACCAGATGAGCTTGTGTTTGTAAGCTGGTTTGAAGGCGGAGAGGTTTTCAGAAGTGGCTGTACATATAAGCGTGGTCAAGGGAAGGTCTTCTATTTCAGACCAGGGCACGAAACGTACCCAACCTATTACCACAAAGATATTCAACGCGTCATGAAAAATGCGGTTGCGTGGGCTAAGCCTACAACGATACCAAAGCCAGTCTATGGAAACGCAAAACCGCTTGAAACCATCGCGTCTAAATAA
- a CDS encoding carbohydrate ABC transporter permease produces MNKKAGPMFYVFLVVFVFVVMFPFLWMLASSIKPLTELFGEKAFNPFTNNPTLQNYVSVFVDYPFPRYLWNSTVVATITTVYTVLVASFAAYSIARLNFKGKPIILGVVLSVSMFPQVATISPIYIFLKNLGLTNSYLGLIIPYTTITLPLSIWLLVTFFRKIPFDLEEAAKIDGASLWQTYWKVIMPLAVPGIFTTAILVFIAAWNEFLFALTINTADKFKTVPVGIALFQGQYTIPWGEISAATVVVTVPLVIMVLIFQRRIVSGLTSGSVKE; encoded by the coding sequence ATGAATAAGAAAGCGGGACCGATGTTTTACGTTTTCCTCGTTGTGTTTGTCTTTGTTGTCATGTTTCCGTTCTTATGGATGCTTGCAAGTTCGATTAAACCGCTAACAGAGCTCTTTGGTGAAAAAGCGTTCAATCCGTTTACGAATAACCCTACTCTACAAAACTATGTATCCGTTTTCGTAGACTATCCGTTTCCTCGCTATCTATGGAATAGTACCGTTGTTGCGACGATCACAACCGTTTACACCGTGCTAGTTGCCTCATTTGCGGCGTATTCCATCGCGCGTCTGAATTTTAAAGGGAAACCGATTATTCTAGGTGTGGTGCTATCTGTTTCGATGTTTCCACAAGTGGCGACGATTTCACCAATTTACATTTTTCTAAAGAACTTAGGTCTTACAAATAGTTATCTTGGGCTAATTATCCCGTATACGACGATCACGCTACCATTATCGATCTGGCTTCTCGTTACGTTCTTCCGCAAAATTCCGTTCGATCTGGAAGAAGCAGCGAAAATTGATGGCGCTTCATTATGGCAAACGTATTGGAAAGTGATCATGCCACTTGCCGTGCCAGGTATTTTCACAACCGCGATTCTTGTCTTTATTGCCGCATGGAATGAGTTCTTGTTTGCTCTTACAATTAACACGGCAGATAAGTTTAAAACCGTACCAGTCGGAATTGCGCTTTTCCAGGGACAGTATACGATCCCATGGGGCGAGATTTCTGCAGCGACAGTTGTTGTAACGGTGCCGCTTGTCATTATGGTACTGATTTTCCAAAGAAGAATTGTATCAGGTTTAACATCAGGTTCAGTAAAAGAATAG
- a CDS encoding sugar ABC transporter permease, which produces MQTDIDPKEPIKVEKQPKKKKKNDAVVGYLLLAPALILILAISIWPVFQSFYFSLFDLRLNEPTKSEVHLDYQIDLDRYLQNYPFLVGAINSEIDKGNSSEELTEMKVTLEELDASIRENPKAEENYDVINEKLDSFENVPDDMKYVEIDENVAKDFTTSVKAINNDLMAINENGSLEKGDKIVGLSSALTEIVVEPNFIGFEHYKENLTDQRMWKSLWNTTVFTFISVLAELILGLAIALLINKAFLGRGLIRASILIPWAIPTAVAALMWKFLYDGQNGIVAKLFEDVGLIDRMAMLLTTDTGAMFSVIFADVWKTTPYMALLLLAGLQTIPSSLYEAASIDGANKWKQFVTITLPLLKTSLLVALLFRTLDAFRVFDLIYVLTGGGPANSTETISMLAYTLMFTQTNFGEGSAISVVVFICVAIISGIFIKLLGAELINDGTGKK; this is translated from the coding sequence ATGCAAACAGATATCGATCCAAAAGAGCCTATTAAAGTGGAGAAACAGCCAAAAAAGAAGAAAAAAAACGATGCGGTTGTCGGTTATTTACTTCTTGCCCCAGCACTGATTCTAATTCTAGCGATTTCTATTTGGCCAGTTTTCCAGTCATTTTATTTTAGTCTTTTCGACCTTCGTCTTAATGAACCAACAAAATCAGAAGTCCATCTCGATTATCAAATTGACCTGGATCGCTACTTACAAAACTACCCTTTCCTTGTCGGAGCAATTAATTCTGAAATTGATAAAGGAAACTCAAGCGAAGAGCTTACAGAAATGAAGGTAACGCTTGAAGAGCTTGATGCAAGTATTCGAGAGAATCCGAAGGCAGAAGAAAATTACGATGTGATTAATGAGAAACTTGATAGCTTTGAAAACGTTCCTGATGACATGAAGTATGTAGAAATTGATGAAAATGTCGCAAAAGATTTCACGACTTCGGTAAAAGCAATTAACAACGACTTAATGGCAATCAACGAAAATGGAAGTTTGGAAAAAGGAGATAAAATTGTTGGTTTATCTTCCGCACTAACAGAAATTGTTGTTGAACCGAACTTTATTGGATTTGAACATTACAAAGAAAATTTAACTGATCAGCGGATGTGGAAGTCTCTTTGGAACACGACTGTGTTTACATTTATTTCTGTTCTAGCTGAGCTCATTCTCGGTCTAGCGATTGCCCTCCTTATTAACAAAGCTTTCTTAGGGCGAGGATTGATTCGAGCAAGTATCCTAATCCCATGGGCAATTCCAACCGCTGTTGCGGCCCTCATGTGGAAGTTTCTATATGATGGTCAAAACGGTATCGTAGCGAAGCTGTTTGAAGATGTAGGTTTAATTGATCGCATGGCCATGCTTCTTACAACTGATACTGGTGCCATGTTCTCTGTTATCTTTGCTGACGTATGGAAAACGACACCATACATGGCGCTACTTTTATTAGCTGGTCTGCAAACGATTCCATCTTCTCTTTATGAAGCGGCATCGATTGATGGGGCGAATAAGTGGAAGCAGTTCGTAACGATTACCTTACCACTTTTGAAAACTAGTCTTCTTGTTGCCCTCTTATTCCGAACGCTAGATGCGTTCCGTGTGTTTGATTTAATTTACGTATTAACTGGTGGAGGTCCAGCGAACTCAACCGAAACAATCTCAATGCTCGCTTATACGTTGATGTTTACCCAGACTAATTTTGGTGAAGGTTCAGCGATTTCAGTGGTAGTGTTCATCTGTGTGGCGATCATATCTGGAATCTTTATCAAACTACTCGGTGCTGAATTAATAAACGACGGAACTGGAAAGAAATGA